In Candidatus Manganitrophaceae bacterium, the genomic stretch GGGCAGGCCGCAAAGGATACGTACCTGATGTTCAAACTGGGAGACAGTGGCAACATTCATGCTGTAATGCCCCGAATTATGCGGACGCGGGGCAATCTCGTTGATGAGCAGTTCTCCGTTTTCCATGAGAAAAAACTCAACACAGAATACGCCAACCCCTTCGAGGGCGGCAATGACTTCCGCCGCGAGGGAGACAGCTTTACGTGTGATGTCTGGGCCAACATCTGCGGGAATTTGGCAAAGCCTGAGAATGCCGTCTTCATGCCGGTTTTCGGTGACAGGATAGGCCTTTAAATTCCCTTCCTCATTTCGCGCGATGATGACGGAGAGCTCTTTGATAAGCGGTGCCCATTTTTCAATGATCCATCCTGCACCCCGGGGCTGAAGCGCCTCCCGAAGCGCGTGAATATCCTCCCGGTTCTTGAGCCGCCATTGCCCATGTCCGTCATAACCTGCTGTGGCCGTTTTGCAGATGGCGGGAAGAGTAAAATCGCTGAACACGCGATTCAACTCTCCTGGAGTTTCAAGCACCCGGAAAGGGGTCACGGGAAATTTATGTTCTACAAGAAAACGTTTCTCGAGAATTCTGTTCTGAAGGAGGCGGAGTATCCGGCTCCCCGGTCTTACCGGACAGGTTCTCTCCAGGGTTTCAACAAGGGACACCGGGACATTCTCCCATTCATAGGTAACCGCTTCGCTCTCTTTGAGAAAGGTCTGACATGCCCTGGACTCACCTTCAAAAGGTGCTGAGATAAAGGTGTCGGCCACGGCCCCCGCAGGGGCATCCGGATTCGGGTCCCAGACGGTGACGCGAAAACCGAGTTGCCGGGCGGCGAGGACAAAGAACATCCCCAGCTGTCCTCCGCCCAGGATGCCAAGCTTGCGAGGTTGGACAGCCATCATTACTGTCCCTTCAGAACAGTACGGGTCTGTTTTTTCCGAAATGCGATGAGTTTTTTACGAACAGGACGGTATTTCAGGGCGAGAATTTCTGCCGCCAGGAGGGCGGCATTCTCGGCCCCTCCGATCGCCACGGTTGCAACCGGGACCCCGCGAGGCATTTGGACAATGGAGAGGAGCGAATCAAGTCCACGAAGGTGTTCCGTCGGGATGGGAACGCCGATTACAGGCAGCAGGGTTTTGGCCGCAATCATCCCAGGAAGATGGGCGGCGCCTCCAGCACCGGCAATGATGACTTCCAGGCCCCTGCGATCCGCACTTTCGGCATATTCGAACATCTGATCAGGCGTCCGATGTGCCGAAACGACGCGCAACTCGTTGCCGATACCGAGAGAATCCAGGGCTGCAACCGCTTTTTCCAAGACAGGGAAATCGCTGGTGCTCCCGCCGATAATCCCGACCCGGATCTCTTTTTTTGTCGTCTTCCTCTGAGGTTGCTCTTTCGGCATATCCACACTGCTCCAGGAGGTTTTAAGGGCTCGATGGGTTTGAAGAGAATCTTCACCGGGGGCTATCGTAAATCAAAATGATGAAGATCGCAAGTCCAAGTGCAATTCGTGAGTCCTGATGGAATCTCTGATTGCACTGGAGAATCAAATCTGCTAGATTGTACCCCTCAATGGCGGCGTACCCAAGTGGCTAAGGGAGCAGTCTGCAAAACTGTCATTCAGCGGTTCGATTCCGCTCGCCGCCTCCAAAAATTGCCCATATCCTCTCCCAAAAAAGATGGGTTCCGACAAGAGTTTCCGTCCCCATCGGCTTTACTCGTTTTTCAATTTATGATATCTTTGTGCTATGTCGTCCCTGAAAATTTACCCAAAACAATTCCTGTTATTTCTTATGATGGGGCTCCTCATCTTTTTGTCTTTTTCTTTGTTCTCGGGTCTTAAAAAAAGGAATGTGACTGCTGTTTTTGAATCTGGCGGCGGAAAGGCAGATGTCAGAATCAGTCGCTTTTCTTTTGTTCAGACGCATAGGGGAAAGCCGGAGTGGGAGCTGCGGGCGGAGCATGCGGAAATGTTTCAAGAGGGGCAGAAGGCCATCCTGAGGAATGTTTCAGTGACCATTCAAACCCGGAATGGGTTGCCATTGGAGTTAGAAGGGGATGAGGGAATTATTGACACAGCGAAGAAAGACTTTACTCTTAGGCAAAAGACAGCGCTTATGAAGATTGTTTTAGGAAATGGCTATGTCATAAAGACCTCGGGCCTGAAATGGACCAATGGATCAAGAGCGCTTACAACAGATGGATTTGCCACCCTCTCAGGCCCTCATGTTGAAGTTGAAGGGTCAGGGTTGAGGTGGTTACTTGATAGGCAGGAACTTGTTGTATCTGGTGACGTTAAAGCGGTCCTTTTTTAAGAAGTGTCTCTTGCTTTCTCTCCCCTTACTTCTTCTGGTTCTGGGACGGATTGAGGTTCTGGCGGTGGAAGACGGGTTCGGGACCGCCGGGAGAAGGGATCCTGTCTCTATTACTGCGAGGAAGATGGTTGTACAGGGCCTGGAAAACAAGATCACCTTCGAAGGTGATGTTTTAATCAAGCGGGGGGATTTAAGGATTAAGGCGGATCTGGCAGAGGTTTTCTTAAGAGAAAAAGAGGCGGGGAGATCTTCGAAGCCCTCGTCATCCCTGTTTTTAGAGGGGGCTTCTCAGGGAGGGAAAGAGATTTCCGGTATTGTCGTTTCCGGAGAGGTGTACATAGAGCAAGGGGATCGACGGGCTAAGGCCGAAAAAGGTCATTATGATAAAGAGAGGGAAAGAATCACCTTGACGGGTCATCCCGAAGCGTGGGAGAAGGATTTTCACGTTAAGGGAGAAACGATCACTTTTTTACTGGCGGAGAACCGGACCCTGGTTTCGGAGAGTGAACTTGTCATTCGCTCTGAGTCGGGAGGCTTGGGTTTGAAACCAAAATGACCGTAGTCATTATTTCCACCTAATTGTGAAGCGGAATGTTAGAAGCACGCGGACTCGAAAAGAAGTATCAGGACCGGAAGGTTGTCGATCAGGTCAGTATCTCAGTCGGTCCGGGAGAGGTTGTGGGTTTGCTGGGGCCGAATGGGGCCGGAAAAACCACCACATTTTACATGATCGTCGGGCTGACCCCGCCGAGTCGCGGGGAGATTTTCCTGAACGGAGAGCGCATTACCGAGATGCCGATGTATCTCCGTGCGCGCTCGGGAGTGAGCTACCTTCCCCAGGAGCCGTCCATCTTCAGGAAGTTAAGCGTTGAAGAAAATATTCGGGTTGTCCTGGAATCCATGGGACTCAATTCATCGGAGTGTGATGAACGACTTCAGGAGCTTTTGGGGGAGCTTAATATTGCACACCTTGCAAAAAACAAGGCCTATACCCTTTCAGGTGGTGAGCGCCGGCGGCTTGAAATTACGCGTGCCCTGGTCCTTTCTCCCCAGTTTATCCTCTTGGACGAGCCCTTTGCGGGGATTGATCCAATTGTGATCATTGAGATTCAGAAGATCATTTTTCACCTGAAAAAGAAAGGGATCGGGGTCTTGATTACAGACCATAATGTTCAGGAGACGCTCGATATTACGGATCGTGCTTACATCATTCATAACGGAAAAATATTAATATCAGGAACGTCTCGGGAGATTGCCAACAGCCCGGAGGCAAAATCGCTTTATTTAGGGGATCGATTTAGCTGGCAAGAACAAAAAGCCGGCGCTATAGGAAGCCCTGATTAAGTCTGGCTTGAGTTTTCAGGAGATAAAATGTTTCGATTCAAGGCACAAATCGCAGAGAATAGCGTGCTATTTGGAAGAACCACGCCTCCGAGAGGCGAGGATTCTTCGACCCAAAAGGAAGAAGGACTCTTTAATCTTTATCGCTTGCTAACCCTGTGCGCTCGCTATGCGTGTTCAAGATTTGTAACGCAGACGCGGGACATTTTTGCCATGAAAAAAGAATTCATGACTTATTCAGAGCTTCCATTAATTTTTGAGAGGGTTTGACCGTGGCTTGGCCTGATGGTGGAGTGGGTCTGAGACTGGACATGAAGTTGGCGCAGAAGCTGGTGATGACGCCCCAGCTTCAGCAGGCCATTAAGCTGCTTCAGTTGTCGAGAATGGAGCTTGAGCAAACCATCCAGCAGGAAATAATGGAGAATCCCGTCCTGGAAGATATTGTCGGTAATACTGAAGACGCCGATTCTGCAGAATCGGAGGGAGAGGACGAAGCAAAAACAGATGATCGTCCAGAGGTCCCCGAGGTCAAGGAAGAGTTTGACCTGAAATGGGAGGAATATTATTTAGATGAAGGCCGTAGTGAGGGAGGGAGTACTTCAGGGGGCCTTCCTGAGGAAGGGCCTTCTCTTGAACAGACCCTTGCAAAATCAACCTCTCTTGTCGATCATCTCTTATGGCAACTGGGTTTCTCCGCCCTTTCTGTCAAAGAAAAAGAGATCGGCACGCTTCTCATCGGAGATATCGATGATAACGGTTACTTAAGGTCATCGCCTGAAGAGATTGCGGTTTCCTTCGAAAGTACCCCGAAATCTGTAGAGAAGGTCTTAAGGGTTGTTCAGGATTTTGACCCGGCCGGTGTTGGTGCAAGAGATTTACGGGAATGTCTTCTTATTCAGCTCCGGCAGCTCCGGCTTACCGGGACGCTTCCTGACGTTATTGTGACGGACTATCTGGGAGATATAGAGAAGAAACGCTACCCTCATATTGCCAAGGAATGTAATGTGCCTCTGCGGGAGGTGGTCGATGCGTGTAAGGTGATAGAAGGTCTGGAGCCAAAGCCGGGGCGCCCCTTTTATTCTGAAGAAAATCACTACATTGTTCCCGATATCCATGTTGTAAAACGAGATGGAAGATATGTTGTCGTGATGAATGATGATGGGCTGCCTAAATTGAAAATCAGTCCGTACTATCGGGCCTTGCTTCGATCCAAAGATCAGGTTGCGGAGACGACAAAGAGCTATCTGGAGGAAAAGTTTAAGTCTGCCCTCTGGCTGGTTCGCAGTATCGAGCAGCGGAATCGGACAATGCGACTTGTGGCAGAAAGTATTGTGAGATTTCAGGATGTTTTTTTAGAGAAGGGGGTTAATTTTTTAAAGCCCTTGATATTGAAACAGGTTGCTGATGATATCTCGATGCATGAGTCCACCGTCAGCCGTGTCACGACAAATAAATACATGTTCACCCCTCAGGGGCTCTACGAATTAAAGTTCTTTTTTAACGGTAGCTTGCCGCGTAGCGGTAATGGTTCTGACAGCCTTTCCTCGGTGGTGGTGCATGAGAAAATCAGAAAAATGGTGATGGAAGAAGATTCGGCGCATCCCCTGAAGGATCAGGACATTTTAAGATGTCTGGAGAAGGATGGGATAGAGATTGCAAGAAGAACAGTGACAAAGTATCGTGCGAGTTTGAAGATTCCCCCTGCAAGCCGTCGCAAAAAACTGTTCTAGGGAGTCTGTCTGAGAAATAGAGTTGTAATTTTGCCGACAGGCTCATAATCCAAGGGGAAAATGTGTATCAATCTTATGTCTAAGGAGGACCCATGGACGTATTGATTACCGGAAGACATTTAGAGGTGACGCCCGCGTTACGCAGTTATGTTGAAAATCGGGCCAAAAAAATTGAAAAATACACATCAAAGGCGACCCAAATTATCTTTACTCTCAAGGTGGAAAAGTATCGGCATCTTGCCGAGGTTCTGTTGAAGGTCAATGGTTCTATCCTCCAGTCTGAAGAAGAAACAGATGCCATGTATGCATCGGTGGACAAGGCGATGGCAAAAGTGGAAAGGCAGCTCAAGAAGCATAAAGAAAAACTTTGCAACCATCGGGTCCAGCAGGATAACTTTGTTGGAGAAGATTCCGCCGCTCGAAATGATTTCGGGGAAGACCAGGAAGATTAAGGTTCGATCGATGACTTTTGCTGAGGCCGGATTGCCGGCGGTCGTGCGGGGTACTGCATGACGGTGGAGAAGAAGAGCATTCGCCTCGTGGTGGTCAGCGGGTTGTCCGGGTCCGGTAAAAGTTCTGTCATTAAGTATCTGGAAGACCTCGACTTCTTTTGCATTGATAATCTTCCCCCTCAGTTCCTCCTGAAATTTATTGAGCTATGCAGGCAGTCCAGAGAGGGTATTGTCAAGGCCGCCGTCGGTGTTGATATACGCGGACGAGATTTTCTTTCAGATTTCTTAAAGGTCTTTGATGAACTGAGGGACGCCGGATATCAAGCCGAGCTTTTGTTTCTTGAGGCGAGAGATGAGGTATTGCTTCGCCGTTTTTCGGAAACGAGAAGACCCCATCCGCTTGCGGGAGAAGGGACTGCTCTCGATGGGATCAAGCTTGAGCGTGAAAAGCTGGGCGGGCTCAGGAAACGTGCGGATCGGATCCTGGAGACCTCGGACTATTATGTGCACCAACTGGAAGGCGTGCTGACTCAGACGTACTTTGGGGATCAGGCGGAACATCGAATGCGCTTATCCCTGATCTCTTTCGGATTTAAGTATGGAATCCCGAGCGACCTGGATCTCCTTTTTGATGTCCGATTTTTAAGCAATCCCCACTTTCAGGAGGCCTTAAAACCGCTTACGGGAGAAAACCCGCTTGTTCAAAAATATATCCTTGATCTTCCGGAGGCGAAGCTCTTCCTGAAAAAGCTGTATGACTTCCTTGACTTCCTCCTTCCTCTGTACAAGAAGGAGGGGAAAAGTTATTTGACCGTCGGGGTGGGCTGTACGGGAGGGAGGCATCGTTCTGTGGCGATGGTTCGTCTGTTGAGAGCGCATCTCCAGGAGACGGGACTCAAGGTCCATTGTCGCCATCGTGATATTGGACAAGCCCAGTGAAAGCCTTATGGAACCTCTGATATAAATCATGAATTATTTTTTCAGGGCTAAAATGCCCCGCTTCAGCGTTGTAAATCTTGAACACACATAGCGAGCGTACTGGGTTAGCGAGTGAATAACGATAAAAGGTCTTCCTGCCTTTCGGGTCGAAAAATTCGCCCCTTTGGGGCTGTGGTTATTCCAAACAGCCGGCTATTCTCTGCAATTTTCGCCTTGAATCGAAACATTTTTTCTCCTGAAAAACTTAACCCAGACTTAATCAGAGGTTCCTTATGAAAAGCTATGTGATTGCGATTTCAGGTGCGAGCGGCGCGGTGTACGGTGTCACGCTCTTAGACTTTCTTTTGAGGGCGAAGCACAAGGTCTACTTAACGCTGACGCATGAGGCAAGGCTGATTATCAAGGGTGAGATGGGGCTCGATTGGGGAGCGAATTTCCAGGAGACATCCAATATTCTGGATAAGAGATACGGAGATTATGACCTGGTCTGTTGTGATGAGCGGGACATGACGGCGCCCATTGCAAGTGGTTCTGTTCCGACAGAGGGGATGGTGGTCGCCCCCTGTTCGATGAAAGCCCTGGCGGCGATTGCCCATGGGATCTCTTCAACGCTTGTTGAGCGTGCGGCAGATGTGACTTTGAAGGAAAAACGCCCCCTGATCCTGATCCCGAGAGAGACACCCTTGAGCCGAATTCACCTGAAGAATATGCTCATATTGGCAGACATGGGGGCGACCCTGATGCCGGCGATGCCGGCTTTTTACCATCGCCCGAAGTCGATCGATGACATGGTGCAATTCGTTGTCGGTCGGGTCCTTGATGCCCTTAAGATAGAAAATCAGATGATTACACGTTGGTCCGGACAGTGAACCTCCTCCTCTTGAGACGAACGATATTAATATTGATCCCTCTCTTTCTTGCTCTTTCATGCCAGACTGTGCCGGAAGAACAAGCCCGCGCGGATTGGTCGGATGTGACGATCCAGGCGAGCGGCAATGGGCTGATCGAAGGAGAGTGGACGACATTAAAGAGAATTCGTGCGATCCAGCATGCCAAGATAGATGTCTATGCGAAGATAGAGTCTCAAATCATGAGCTTGCATACAGGCGTCGGAAAGCGTGTAAGGGATTGGGCTGAGAAAGACGAAAAAATACGCAAGAAAATTTCCGCATTTGTCAGAGGAGCAAAGATTGTCGGGCTTGAAAATGGGGAGAAAGGAATCAAGGTCGATGCCGAATTGTACCTAGGAGAAAGCTTTGAGGCGACGATCGGCCTCGCCATGAGAAAGCTGAGTCCCGCAGCTTCGCCAGGAACCAGGAAGCAAGCATTTTAGAAGCTATCTCAGCACACCCATTTTTGGCTTCGCGAGACCATCTCTCCCTGGTGGCGTTGCTGTGGTGTTCGAATCCTCACGTATAAACCATACCTTGCTGTTTGGTGCTCCTCGCACCTCGTCCTGAAGGCTTATCTCGGCATGCTGAATAGTTACGAAGTTGGGGTTACGCCCCTTCCAGCATTCTTCCACTAGAACAGACTGCCACAACATATAGTGCTCGCTCGGCAATCAGAATACCTTCACCGGAGTACTATAGAAAATGTCTTCTCTATCCTTGACAAAATATAAATACTAAGTATACTTACTATCATTAGATCCCTGAAAGGAGTAAGCATCATTTTGTGTCCTTTTTTTGTGATGGCTTTCTCCTTCATTTGGTCTGATTGGTGGTTATTGGGTAGGCCTTTTGTGTGGCTAGATCGTGCCCGCATGGACAATATCGGTAGAATGTAGAGAGTCTATCCCTTAACTTTGAGTGGAATCTTCCTGAATGGCACGCAAAGAAAAGATACAGTATAAGACAAAAGATATCTGCGATTTATTCGATATCTCGCGGGCGACCCTGTTCCGTTGGGAAGATGAAGGGCTTATTTCTGACGTGGGACGGGATTGGAGGAATTGGCGGCTCTACTCTGATCGGAATATTAAAGAAATAAAGAAAATCATCTCCGGCAGGTCTGGTCATACGAGTAAGGTCTAGTGCCTGTCATGGGCAGATGATTACTTCATTCGTCATCAAAGGTAAAGGGTGGGGTCGATGGGGTTCGGTTTTTCATTTTCTCGAAAAAAAGAGATTGTTGCACTCGACATTGGGTCGGGCGCGATCAAGTTGGTTCAACTCAAAAAACTGGCTCAGGGCTATCAACTCCAAAAGTTTGGTGTGAAGGCGCTTGATCCTGAATTGATTGTTGATGGGACCGTTATGGATTCGGGACAGGTTGTTGATGTGATCAAGGAACTTCTTGAGGAGCAATCGGTCCAGGCCAAGGATGTCGCCCTTTCTGTATCAGGCCATTCTGTGATCGTCAAAAAAATTAATGTCCCGATGATGACAGAGGAGGAGCTGGAAGAGTCGATTAAATGGGAAGCGGAGCAATATATCCCATTCGATATCAATGACGTCAATATAGACTTTCATATCCTGGGCGAGTCGGAATCGGAAGAAGCGAAGGACCAAATGGGAGTCCTCCTGGTTGCGGTGAAGCGAGAACGGCTGACGGAGTACACCACCCTGGTTACGGAGACGGACTTGAACCCTGTTATTGTTGATGTTGATGCCTTCACCTTGGAGAACATGTATGGCGTAAACTATGATTCGAGAGAGGACGAAATTGTTTCGCTGGTGAACATCGGTGCAAGCGTGATGAATATTACTATCTTGCGGGGGGGGACCTTTGCTTTTACACGCGATATCTCAATCGGAGGGAACCGCTACAGTGAGGCGATTCAGAGGGAATTCAATGTAAATTATGAACAGGCCGAACGCGCGAAGCGGGGCGAAGCGGTCGACGGAGTTGACCCGGATGCCCTCTTAAATATGATCAACGGTCTCAACGAGAAAATTTCGACAGAAGTCATGCGATCCTTTGAATATTATAAAACCACGTCGAGCAGTGAGACAATCGATCGGATTCTGGTGAGTGGGGGTAGCGCCAAACTTCCAAACCTCTTGGCCCACCTTGCTGAGAAACTTGGCGTCGAGGTTGAAATGGCAGATCCTTTCAAAAATATCGAGATCCCTGAGGACCTCTTTGACCGGAAATTTGTTCAGGAGATGGCGCCCATGTCTGCCGTAGGGGTCGGTTTGGCCCTACGGAGATTAGAGGGAAGTGGTTTATGATTGAGATTAATCTGCTCACGCCGCATCGCGCAAAGACGACCAAGCGGAAGGTAGAGATACAAGCGCAACTCATCGTCGTCATCGCTGTCTGTTTGGTTACCCTGTTGATTTGTGGGTTCTTCTGGGGAAAACTCAATGATAAGGTAAGTGTCCTCAATTCAGAAACCTCAGAGCTCTCTGCAGAATTGGTTCAGTTAAAAATGAAAGTGAAGGAAGTTAAAAACTATGAACGGAACAAGAAAGTGGTTCAGGAAAAGATTGAGATCATTGATCAACTCCGCAAGAATCAGTCTGTCCCGGTGCATCTGCTTGACGAAATCAGCAGGAGCCTGCCCGACCGTGCATGGATAACCAGCCTCAGTGAAAGTCGGGGGAGTATTGATTTGGATGGAAAGGCTGTCACCAATAACGATATTGTTGAATTCATTGATAATCTGAAGGAATCTTCTTTCTTTGGGGATGTCCAGATCCTGGAGTCCCGGAAGAGCATCGAAGGGAATATCCCAGTCTATTTTTTCCGACTGAAGGGTGTGATTCTTTCATGAGGGTTTCATCCCCATGAGTGAGGTCTTATGGATATTAATTCAGAAGCGTTAAAACATCTGACCAGTACACAGAAATTTGTTACGCTTGCCCTGATCGTTGTTATCCTTGTTGGGGGTTTTGTCTGGTTTGTTTTCATCCCGAAGAATAATGAGATTGCCAGGCTCGAAGAGGAAGTTTCCGAGCTAAACAACGCAATCAACATCCATCGTATCAAGGTTCGCAAGCTGGTATTGCTAAGAAGTGAAAATGAGGCGCTTCAGCTAAAGTTGGCTGGATTGAAGGAGCAATTACCTCCTGAGGCGGAGGTGGAGGTTCTCCTGCGGCAGATTTCTGAGTTGGGAGGGAGAACCGGGCTCGAATTTAAGCTGTGGCGACCCGCCGCGAAAGTAAGAGATCCTTCCGGGCTCTATGTCCGTATCCCTGTAAATGTTGAGGTTGCCGGAGGGTATCATTCTCTCGCTGTTTTTTTTGATAAGATTAGTCATCTTTCACGGATAGTCAATGTTTCCAATATCCGGATGACATCTCCTAAAGAAGACAAGGGTCGGATTATTATTCAGACCAGTTTCTCTGCAACGGCATTTGCTTCTGTAGAAGGAGGTTAGTTGAACACTTTTTTCAGAACGGGAATCATTTTGCTTTGCTTGCTATTACCCGCGTGTGACGGTACAGATGCCCCCCCGATCACAGAAGAAATTCCTCCCCTCCCGGCCCCGCAAGTTTCCCGGAGTGGAGAGCTGGTTGAAGCCGTGAGTCCGACCCCGGAAATAAAAGAGGAGGTCGTTACTTTTCGGTATAACCCCGAAGGAAGACGTGATCCGTTCCGGTCAATAGTGGCATCCTCCAGGAAGTCACAGAAGAAGATTCTAAGCCTCCCTCCGTTGCAACGCTTGTCCTTGTCTGAGTTGAAATTGATCGGGATTGTCTGGGGTGAATTCGGCTTCGGGGCAATCGTCCAGACGCCGGACGGTAAAGGATATACCCTGCGAAAGGGG encodes the following:
- the rapZ gene encoding RNase adapter RapZ → MRLVVVSGLSGSGKSSVIKYLEDLDFFCIDNLPPQFLLKFIELCRQSREGIVKAAVGVDIRGRDFLSDFLKVFDELRDAGYQAELLFLEARDEVLLRRFSETRRPHPLAGEGTALDGIKLEREKLGGLRKRADRILETSDYYVHQLEGVLTQTYFGDQAEHRMRLSLISFGFKYGIPSDLDLLFDVRFLSNPHFQEALKPLTGENPLVQKYILDLPEAKLFLKKLYDFLDFLLPLYKKEGKSYLTVGVGCTGGRHRSVAMVRLLRAHLQETGLKVHCRHRDIGQAQ
- the lptC gene encoding LPS export ABC transporter periplasmic protein LptC; this translates as MSSLKIYPKQFLLFLMMGLLIFLSFSLFSGLKKRNVTAVFESGGGKADVRISRFSFVQTHRGKPEWELRAEHAEMFQEGQKAILRNVSVTIQTRNGLPLELEGDEGIIDTAKKDFTLRQKTALMKIVLGNGYVIKTSGLKWTNGSRALTTDGFATLSGPHVEVEGSGLRWLLDRQELVVSGDVKAVLF
- the lptB gene encoding LPS export ABC transporter ATP-binding protein; this encodes MLEARGLEKKYQDRKVVDQVSISVGPGEVVGLLGPNGAGKTTTFYMIVGLTPPSRGEIFLNGERITEMPMYLRARSGVSYLPQEPSIFRKLSVEENIRVVLESMGLNSSECDERLQELLGELNIAHLAKNKAYTLSGGERRRLEITRALVLSPQFILLDEPFAGIDPIVIIEIQKIIFHLKKKGIGVLITDHNVQETLDITDRAYIIHNGKILISGTSREIANSPEAKSLYLGDRFSWQEQKAGAIGSPD
- a CDS encoding 5-(carboxyamino)imidazole ribonucleotide synthase, which gives rise to MMAVQPRKLGILGGGQLGMFFVLAARQLGFRVTVWDPNPDAPAGAVADTFISAPFEGESRACQTFLKESEAVTYEWENVPVSLVETLERTCPVRPGSRILRLLQNRILEKRFLVEHKFPVTPFRVLETPGELNRVFSDFTLPAICKTATAGYDGHGQWRLKNREDIHALREALQPRGAGWIIEKWAPLIKELSVIIARNEEGNLKAYPVTENRHEDGILRLCQIPADVGPDITRKAVSLAAEVIAALEGVGVFCVEFFLMENGELLINEIAPRPHNSGHYSMNVATVSQFEHQVRILCGLPLLEVQLLSPAVMVNILGPEVSAAESPEQLKRLLSIPGARLYHYRKQGIKTGRKMGHVTLAHPDPHQALERANKVRALLDRAASNTP
- the pilM gene encoding type IV pilus assembly protein PilM, translated to MGFGFSFSRKKEIVALDIGSGAIKLVQLKKLAQGYQLQKFGVKALDPELIVDGTVMDSGQVVDVIKELLEEQSVQAKDVALSVSGHSVIVKKINVPMMTEEELEESIKWEAEQYIPFDINDVNIDFHILGESESEEAKDQMGVLLVAVKRERLTEYTTLVTETDLNPVIVDVDAFTLENMYGVNYDSREDEIVSLVNIGASVMNITILRGGTFAFTRDISIGGNRYSEAIQREFNVNYEQAERAKRGEAVDGVDPDALLNMINGLNEKISTEVMRSFEYYKTTSSSETIDRILVSGGSAKLPNLLAHLAEKLGVEVEMADPFKNIEIPEDLFDRKFVQEMAPMSAVGVGLALRRLEGSGL
- the purE gene encoding 5-(carboxyamino)imidazole ribonucleotide mutase, which translates into the protein MPKEQPQRKTTKKEIRVGIIGGSTSDFPVLEKAVAALDSLGIGNELRVVSAHRTPDQMFEYAESADRRGLEVIIAGAGGAAHLPGMIAAKTLLPVIGVPIPTEHLRGLDSLLSIVQMPRGVPVATVAIGGAENAALLAAEILALKYRPVRKKLIAFRKKQTRTVLKGQ
- the rpoN gene encoding RNA polymerase factor sigma-54, whose amino-acid sequence is MKLAQKLVMTPQLQQAIKLLQLSRMELEQTIQQEIMENPVLEDIVGNTEDADSAESEGEDEAKTDDRPEVPEVKEEFDLKWEEYYLDEGRSEGGSTSGGLPEEGPSLEQTLAKSTSLVDHLLWQLGFSALSVKEKEIGTLLIGDIDDNGYLRSSPEEIAVSFESTPKSVEKVLRVVQDFDPAGVGARDLRECLLIQLRQLRLTGTLPDVIVTDYLGDIEKKRYPHIAKECNVPLREVVDACKVIEGLEPKPGRPFYSEENHYIVPDIHVVKRDGRYVVVMNDDGLPKLKISPYYRALLRSKDQVAETTKSYLEEKFKSALWLVRSIEQRNRTMRLVAESIVRFQDVFLEKGVNFLKPLILKQVADDISMHESTVSRVTTNKYMFTPQGLYELKFFFNGSLPRSGNGSDSLSSVVVHEKIRKMVMEEDSAHPLKDQDILRCLEKDGIEIARRTVTKYRASLKIPPASRRKKLF
- a CDS encoding UbiX family flavin prenyltransferase, translating into MKSYVIAISGASGAVYGVTLLDFLLRAKHKVYLTLTHEARLIIKGEMGLDWGANFQETSNILDKRYGDYDLVCCDERDMTAPIASGSVPTEGMVVAPCSMKALAAIAHGISSTLVERAADVTLKEKRPLILIPRETPLSRIHLKNMLILADMGATLMPAMPAFYHRPKSIDDMVQFVVGRVLDALKIENQMITRWSGQ
- a CDS encoding MerR family transcriptional regulator, whose product is MARKEKIQYKTKDICDLFDISRATLFRWEDEGLISDVGRDWRNWRLYSDRNIKEIKKIISGRSGHTSKV
- the raiA gene encoding ribosome-associated translation inhibitor RaiA, with translation MDVLITGRHLEVTPALRSYVENRAKKIEKYTSKATQIIFTLKVEKYRHLAEVLLKVNGSILQSEEETDAMYASVDKAMAKVERQLKKHKEKLCNHRVQQDNFVGEDSAARNDFGEDQED